In SAR324 cluster bacterium, the following proteins share a genomic window:
- a CDS encoding phytanoyl-CoA dioxygenase family protein — translation MEKSQIDQFWKEGYVVVESVVPWELIQEANIVLKQLVEDACKVNSSNSIYDLSDQHTERVPSVRRIKDPHLVHPVYDHIMRSEALLDCIRALLGNDLRMEHSKLNIKQAKGGEAVEWHQDWAFYPHSNDDILEVGVLLEDCDEENGPLLMIPESHRGPIENHHHPDGFFCGAIDLDHATFDAKKAVSLTAKAGAITLHHVRMVHGSRSNQSNRNRPILLIGYSAADAWPLRGISSIEEFEGRMICGKTQLPRLEKVPVRMPYPPAPDQGSIFENQRLVAGKSFR, via the coding sequence ATGGAAAAGAGTCAAATAGATCAGTTCTGGAAGGAGGGCTATGTCGTTGTTGAATCAGTTGTACCATGGGAATTGATCCAAGAAGCTAACATTGTTCTTAAGCAACTTGTAGAAGATGCCTGCAAAGTTAATTCAAGTAATTCCATCTATGATTTGAGCGATCAACATACCGAACGGGTTCCAAGTGTGAGACGTATTAAGGATCCTCACCTAGTCCATCCAGTTTATGATCATATTATGCGCTCAGAAGCCCTGCTGGATTGCATCAGGGCCTTGTTGGGGAACGACCTGCGGATGGAGCATAGTAAGCTGAATATCAAGCAAGCCAAAGGTGGGGAAGCGGTGGAATGGCATCAGGATTGGGCCTTCTATCCTCACTCGAATGATGACATTCTTGAAGTAGGAGTACTTCTGGAAGATTGTGACGAGGAAAATGGACCGCTATTGATGATTCCCGAATCTCATAGGGGACCAATTGAAAATCATCATCATCCAGATGGATTTTTCTGTGGAGCAATTGATCTGGATCACGCTACTTTTGATGCAAAGAAAGCAGTTTCATTGACTGCAAAAGCTGGCGCGATCACCTTGCACCATGTTCGGATGGTTCACGGCTCACGTTCCAATCAATCAAATCGAAACCGGCCTATTTTGCTGATTGGCTATTCTGCAGCAGATGCTTGGCCCCTAAGAGGAATTAGTTCAATTGAAGAGTTTGAAGGCAGGATGATTTGTGGAAAAACACAACTTCCTCGCTTGGAGAAAGTGCCAGTTCGAATGCCTTACCCCCCAGCCCCTGATCAGGGATCCATTTTTGAAAATCAGCGCCTAGTAGCTGGAAAGTCCTTCCGATAA
- a CDS encoding Gfo/Idh/MocA family oxidoreductase, with protein sequence MTKHIYRTAIIGLGAVGKRMLTHIMDHQRFEPLVGLDVRSDSLDNFERPVRSFKLTEDMSALLGTRGIDLLYVSTPPKFHAQAIYDGLSNNWNILCEKPLRISLSKSQNLVQIIENHYFFKELTLFFRDSLNVSS encoded by the coding sequence ATGACAAAACACATTTATCGAACAGCAATCATTGGTCTTGGAGCGGTTGGCAAGAGGATGTTGACCCATATTATGGATCACCAAAGATTTGAGCCTCTTGTTGGTTTAGATGTTCGATCAGATTCACTCGATAACTTTGAACGTCCTGTAAGATCTTTCAAGCTTACAGAAGATATGTCAGCTCTCTTGGGAACAAGGGGAATCGATCTCCTCTATGTTTCTACTCCACCAAAATTTCACGCTCAGGCTATTTATGATGGATTGTCTAACAACTGGAATATTCTATGTGAAAAACCACTCAGAATCAGCCTTTCGAAAAGTCAAAATCTAGTCCAAATTATTGAAAATCATTATTTTTTCAAGGAATTAACTTTGTTTTTCAGGGACTCCCTCAATGTAAGTAGCTAG
- a CDS encoding NAD(P)H-quinone oxidoreductase — protein sequence MNHISIREPGDPDVLVSDTGQVPEIEDNEVLIKVAAAGINRPDVMQRQGNYNPPPGASQIPGLEVAGEVAAVASGVTDYKVGDKVCALVSGGGYAEYCNAPVPQVLPIPAGLSMVEAAGVPENYFTVWTNVFERGGLQSGETILIHGGSSGIGTTAIQLAHLHGANVITTVGSAEKCQACLDLDAKHAINYREQDFVEQIREITSGKGVELILDMVGGDYIQKNISCLALEGRLVQIAFLKPAVNEINLAPMMINRLTITGSTLRPRTVQQKGAIANELRQHVWPLFEEGKLKVLVHQTFPMSKANDAHRLMEKSTHIGKIILDLSK from the coding sequence ATGAATCATATATCCATCAGAGAACCTGGAGATCCAGATGTTTTGGTGTCGGATACCGGACAGGTTCCTGAAATTGAAGATAATGAGGTTTTGATAAAAGTTGCAGCAGCAGGCATCAATCGACCGGATGTGATGCAGAGGCAGGGAAATTACAATCCACCTCCAGGTGCCTCACAAATCCCTGGACTTGAAGTGGCCGGTGAAGTGGCCGCTGTCGCTTCTGGTGTCACAGATTACAAAGTTGGGGACAAAGTATGCGCCCTAGTTTCTGGGGGAGGATATGCAGAATATTGCAATGCTCCCGTTCCACAGGTTTTACCTATTCCGGCTGGATTATCAATGGTTGAAGCTGCAGGAGTTCCTGAAAATTACTTTACAGTATGGACCAATGTCTTTGAGAGAGGAGGACTTCAGTCGGGAGAAACTATCTTAATCCATGGTGGTTCCAGCGGTATCGGGACAACCGCTATTCAGTTAGCCCACCTTCATGGAGCAAATGTCATCACCACGGTAGGCAGCGCTGAAAAATGCCAAGCCTGCTTGGATTTAGATGCCAAACATGCCATCAACTACAGAGAACAAGATTTTGTTGAACAGATCAGAGAAATCACTTCTGGTAAAGGCGTCGAACTAATCTTAGACATGGTTGGCGGTGATTACATCCAAAAGAATATTTCTTGTCTGGCATTAGAAGGAAGGTTGGTTCAGATCGCATTCCTGAAACCGGCAGTTAATGAAATCAACCTTGCCCCAATGATGATCAACCGACTAACAATTACTGGGTCCACACTAAGGCCAAGGACTGTTCAGCAAAAGGGGGCCATTGCCAATGAACTTCGCCAGCATGTCTGGCCTCTTTTCGAGGAGGGCAAACTCAAGGTTCTTGTTCATCAGACCTTCCCAATGAGCAAAGCCAATGATGCCCATCGTCTGATGGAAAAGAGTACACACATTGGTAAAATCATCTTAGATCTCTCAAAGTGA
- a CDS encoding dihydrodipicolinate synthase family protein → MNIEFSGIWPILYSFFREDGNLDRTAMRYQVQSCLAQNIQGLVVLGLATEVHKLSSDEQFMILEWALEDLQGILPLAVTVSGPDASTQLKFAQKASDLGASWLILQPPSRRPLSEEECFEHFSEVMSSIQLPIAIQNAPEYLGVGLSIPKIVELNQHHSHFKLLKGEGSAVEVEQLVKALKSRMQIFNGRGGIEQLDSLRAGCAGLIPAPELVDRQVKIYQFWRDGLTDEAEVLQKEILPMIVFNMQTIPHLLCYGKRLLAARLGLTVFDRAPFQGPSEFGLKRIAEFAKNLGPLSTR, encoded by the coding sequence ATGAACATAGAATTTTCAGGCATTTGGCCCATCCTTTACTCCTTCTTTAGAGAAGATGGAAACTTGGATCGGACTGCAATGAGATATCAGGTTCAATCCTGCTTAGCTCAGAATATTCAGGGTTTAGTGGTCCTTGGCCTAGCAACGGAGGTTCATAAATTGTCCTCTGATGAGCAATTTATGATTCTGGAATGGGCTTTGGAAGATCTCCAAGGAATACTTCCTTTAGCAGTTACTGTCTCGGGTCCAGATGCTTCCACACAATTGAAATTTGCTCAAAAAGCGTCAGACCTTGGCGCAAGTTGGTTGATTCTTCAGCCACCTTCACGTCGTCCCCTGAGTGAAGAGGAATGTTTTGAACATTTCTCCGAGGTGATGAGCTCAATTCAACTGCCGATTGCCATTCAAAATGCTCCGGAGTATCTAGGGGTAGGCTTGAGCATTCCGAAAATCGTGGAGTTAAACCAACATCATTCTCATTTTAAACTTTTGAAAGGAGAAGGTTCTGCTGTCGAGGTTGAGCAACTTGTAAAGGCGCTGAAAAGCAGAATGCAGATTTTTAATGGCAGAGGAGGAATTGAACAATTGGATTCATTGCGTGCTGGCTGTGCTGGGTTGATTCCGGCCCCAGAGTTGGTAGATCGGCAAGTTAAAATCTATCAGTTTTGGAGGGATGGGCTAACGGATGAAGCAGAGGTACTTCAAAAGGAAATTCTGCCGATGATCGTCTTCAATATGCAGACAATCCCGCATCTACTCTGTTACGGTAAACGCCTTTTGGCTGCGAGATTGGGGCTAACAGTATTTGATCGGGCTCCTTTTCAAGGACCAAGTGAATTCGGTCTAAAAAGAATAGCTGAATTTGCAAAAAACTTAGGCCCTCTCTCCACTCGATAG
- a CDS encoding NAD(P)-dependent oxidoreductase, which yields MNAERLEWMQPGAMLILLSRAEIADFKDLQKFANSGRIRVATDVFPEEPVPQEDPIRQTKNMLLSAHRAGALTSALQQIGKLVLEDLELISRNLPPVSCKRAHLETVT from the coding sequence TTGAACGCCGAGCGGCTGGAATGGATGCAACCTGGGGCGATGCTAATTCTTTTAAGTAGGGCTGAAATCGCTGACTTTAAAGACCTACAAAAATTTGCCAACTCAGGAAGAATTCGAGTAGCAACCGATGTGTTTCCTGAAGAACCTGTTCCACAAGAGGACCCAATTCGTCAAACCAAGAATATGCTCCTCTCTGCACACCGCGCTGGTGCATTGACTTCTGCCTTACAACAGATTGGCAAACTTGTTCTTGAAGACTTAGAATTGATCAGCCGAAACCTTCCTCCCGTTTCATGTAAGCGTGCTCATTTGGAAACTGTCACTTAA